The genome window TGCAGCCAATAGCCAAGTCACAGCGTGAGCCCGGGGTTTCTGACTCTTAGATCTGGAGCCGTTTGTAAGTTAGAACATGAGTGAGCAGTTCTCAGAACCCTGGAGGGTCTGGGAGCACAGGGTTGGTTTGTATCTCTTATCACCAAAGGaatgaatttcttaaaattactGGGTTCTGGGGCAGGAAAGtgtcttcattttgtattttggtTCAATGGCAGCTCTTTCCATTGTTTGAGGGACTCAtccattttttctaaaaaaaactgTATGAACGTTACTATTATCTCAAACACTGATGTGACAGATGTCATGTgtatgactttcattttcataaaaacctgttggctgattttttttccaagtgaTATTTTAAATTGTCATTTGGAATGTATTTGCTAAAGTTTATTCTGGTAGCATGACTTCATTGACTTGAGTATCAAGAGTTGAAGTAAACATCAGCCTTGCTCATTCAGGACCTAATACGTCTGACTGTCAACCTGATCATCAGGTTTCCTCTGGAAATGGTCTTTGTTTATGGCTTTTGTGTTCCTGCAGTTTTGAATGAGCAGTGGCAGAACATAATTGTTCAAATATTAGTCAGCAGTATTTGCTGTTACCCAAAACCATCTAgtaatataattttctttgtttctacagTCACAGCCCTTTCAGACAACATAAAACCAAAGATAAGCATGAGATAGACCGAATGACTCTCACCATGGTAAGAAAGTCAAAAACCGTTTTTATTCTCATTATAATTTTCCTATCTCATTCTATTACAACTAGTATAAGAAAATGCTTtcttaaaataatggaaatagatgCCAAGGCAGATAACAAGATTTGCTAACAGACAATAAGAGAAAGATACGGAAAAATCAAGaccaaaactaaagaaaaaaaagtcaaaatgactGGGATGCAGAAGAGCGAGGAGACCCAATTCTTCTGGCTCCAGCCTGCCGATGGACCCTGGAAGTGATGAGCGGCCACCCTGGGTTTCTTTATAGAGTCAGTGTTAGCTTGTGAggtatctgtagttttctttaacACTATCCTTATGGAAGAAATGGCCTTCAAATCTGGTCGAGGGTGACGGCACTGTTGCCACAGATGCGTTTTTGAAGGCGTGTCCCCCTTCTTCCACCCCAAGAACGTGGAACTTCCAGACGTCTTCTCCCCTGAGCTCAAGTCCCTTCTGGAAGGCCTGCTTCAGCGAGATGTCAGTAAGCGCCTCGGCTGCCATGGAGGCAGGTAGGCCGACACTTCTGCGTTTCAGCATCTCCCCCCAGAAAGCAGTACGGTTCCTTTCAGTGTATCCAGAATCTGCCATTCCAgtttggggtgggtgggggagcatCAGTAGGAGCCGTGTGTCTTCACGGGTCTGTGTTCCTCAGAGTCTGCAGCTCCTTCTGTTCCGTGTGAACTGAGCTTCAGCAGCAgtgctctttggaaaaaatgttttcttcagtttATGAAGGGGTTTAGCATGGACCATTCTATTAGATGTTTAGTTTGCTTTGAAATTAGTACTTGTTGCTTTGATCTCTGTTATCTATCTATCAGGACTTGTAGACCTTTGCTGTAAACCTCTTCAACGCGTAGATCGCTCTAACTCAATTCTTAGTTAAATTTGTTCTCACGATTACAGGTACACAGAGATAGTCTGCAAAAACCGTAGGTTATCTTAGGCTGGGGTGAGCAGCCCCTGTAAATGATCATATGGGATCATCTTCCTAGGCTCAGCGTGCAGTGTTTCTAAGCATCGCAGTGTTTCCTGGGTGCTTGGAAAGAAGCATATTTTACCTGCTGTcttaaagaactggaaatagTTGTTGCTGTGTGTCCTTAACAGGAGATGACATTTGCGAACCAtttcttagttttccgaatgcaGACTTACTGCCTCTGTGATTCTGTCTCTCCTGCAGCGCACAGGAGCTAAAAACGCACGACTTCTTCAGAGGCATCGACTGGCAGCACGTCTACCTGCAGAAGGTACTCTCTGGGACCCCGCCCCGGTACCACCCCCGATGCTCCCTCCAGCTGCATCGTTGTCTGCAGCTCTGCATTCCGGCTCTGTCCCCAGAGTTCCCCAGTTCTTCATCTGCAGCCCAGCTTCTTGCTCCTCTATCCAAGCACTGCCTCCTAGCTCATTCCCTTTGGGACCACTTCTTCCTCTTtgtttatatgtaaaaaatatgcAGGAAACGTCATATACTTACAGACACTTTCAAGCCCAGCCCCACATAATTTAAGAATTACCATGACTGGGTAGCAGCATGAGCCCCTTGGCTTATTgtaagatattttttaatgttctctcTGATACAGGAAAACACCCCAAattaaagttgtttttctttttctcaatgtTGATGATCAGCTTTGGGCTCATCTGTGTACAGACTCACTTGAGGACTGATGCTCTGTTAGTCCCGCCTGTTTAGACGTAGAGTCCGGGCTCTGGTTTGGTCAGCATCAGCCTCGGGGCATTTGTGGGTGTGGGATACCCTCTCTTGCCCTGTTGCAGGCGTTCAGCCTCTAGCAACTGGATTGTGGAGGGTGCATCTCCTTTGGGGGCCATTGTGGACCATGTACTGATTGTGTGAGCTTGAATGAGTGCTACCCAGACTGGCACCTTGACGCCTTTCACGGCGAACTCTTTATAGGATAGCAGGCTGGGCCCAGGGCCCGGTCGCCTGGTAACCGAACCCTTCTTCTCTGGCTCTTCCAGTACCCTCCACCCTTGATCCCTCCCCGAGGGGAAGTCAATGCAGCCGACGCCTTTGACATCGGCTCATTTGATGAAGAGGATACCAAAGGCATCAAGGTACACTTGTGAGCCTTGCTTTGGGGAGggggattttcttttcctttctttggaaatCAGACTTCATAACTGTCTTAGTACTGCCATGTTTGTGTTGGACTATAACTTACAAATGAATATCCACATGTTTGATGAATGTAGAAGAGATCAAGACCTGAATTAGAGACtacaaaagctttttttaaaaattagtttatttagtcagatcttagttgcagcatacaggcttctctctagttagcagtgtgtgggctcagtagcaccatggcgtgtgggatttcagttcccagaccagggatggaacctgcatcctctgcattggaaggtgaatttttaaccactggaccatcatggACGTCCTGTAGGAGAGCTTTGTTTGACCACCCATTTCATGTTTGATAAACTGAAAAATAGTCACATTGTTATTGATTTGGATAGATTGGTGGTTGATAGAAAACTCAGATATATTATGAAGCGGGAAAAACAACCATGTGATGGCAAACATTACCTGGCCTCAGGCCAGAGAGCCAGCCGTCTTAATTCTCCCAAATTTCCCAGTCTCTCTGTGTTAGGATGAAAAGGGCAAACAGCATGATTCATTTCACACTTGTCAGTCCAAAGTGAAATAATCAGTGTTTTTTGTACATATAGCATCCTCTGCATTTTTCAAACTCTGGTTCCTATCATTGTTTTCCAAGTAGACAAGGGCATATTTAGAGATGGTGAGTCACGAGACACAGTCGCCCTCTTTCGGCTGCTGAGTCAAAGCGTGCCACTGCGTGTCAAGTTCTCACTGCTCCCACTTTCTCAGCTTCCCCCAGAGCCTCCCCCCGCCACCACCCCAACCCTCTGAgagccgccccccgccccaccaccatGTCCTTAGCGGCCTGCGTTCCTGGCCTTGTGTCAGCTCCCTGGTCTTTCCGACCAGGCAGCCAGCTGTAAATGTGATTGGTGTGCTCGCGGGATCAGTTTCTCAGGATGGAGCGTGGCGGAGGAGCTCAGGAGCAGCACAGCGGAGAGGGCCACGGCCGCTTCCCTGGTTGGAGCCTTGGCTCCCCTGGGGATGACAGCTGACCACTGCCCAGAGGCTCAGCATCTCCTGTGGCCTGTACGACAGGACTTGTCGGGGTTTAACTAGCACCCTGCAGTTTTGGAAGCAGCCCCTTTACAGAGTTATCTCAAAGGATCACTGCTGTCACAGAAGAGTTTTGTCATCAGACATGCTTCTCTCCAGCAAAGGACactaaaaagaaagtgaatatcCCATGGGAGCccatgaaatttttaatattcagaGGGGATTTTCATGCTTTTGGTTTTCTCAGCTGTAGTCTGGCCTTTAGAGTCAGACACCCTGGGCTCAGATCCACACTTATTAGTAGAGTGAGCCGGGGCTGTTGCGGGAACCTCGGGAGTGCTGGTTTTCTCCCCCATGAAGCGAGCGGTTTCATTGCCAGGCCTCCTCTGGAGTTGGTCACCTGTGTCCGCCTCCCGGCAGGTGCGCTAACACCTCCTGTTGTGCTGGTTTCGCTTCTTCCTGAGCCAGAGCTGAGAAGGCTGTGTCTCTTAAAAAGCAGCCAAAATAGCGCATCGTCTTTAAGGAAAAACAGCTCACTTTTGGGCTTTGTTTGGTGCGTTTTTCACATAGGCTGAGTCATAAAGACCAAGGCTCTCTGGCCTTACAGGAGCTGGAACCCTTTATACATAAAGCAGAGGCATCCATTTCGGAGCAGCTGCTTGGGAAAGGAGGGTATTTTCACTTTTGCCAGACTCCAGAATCTGTCCCAGTGTTATCACGGGGTGCTTGCCTAGCCTTGGTGCTCTGACactcccctacacacacacacacacacacatgtgttcaCACTCAGGACACCCAAAAGGTCAGCACCCGGCTTGGTTTGGGCATCTgaagaaagcagaaagggaaacGGGTACACATTTTGCCCTCAGAATCTTCACTTTGGGGTAACAGGTCAATAAGGGCAGGTGGGGAGCATCCCCGTTGGGACCTGGATGCAGGTTCTCCCAGCGGTTCAGGGATACGCCAAAGGCCTGTGGGCCAGAGCCTCACCCTcagtctttttccattttccttctaaGTGACTTGCCTATAGTAATCTCTCTCCTGTACTCACCTCTCAAGCAAGGGAATGAGCGAGTCAAGCTTCTAGAAAGAGCTGTGCTTTTGAGAGACAGGCCTATTATTTTCTATCAATAGGGTTGCTTGTCTTTCTGCCACAAAACTGTAACTCAGATCTGAAGAAGTATTTTCTCAGCTTGCTTTCAGAGCACAGCCTCATTTAGGAGGTAGAATGAAGAATTCTGATTAATAGTTTGGCAGAGAGATGCTGTCATTAAGTGTAATTTTTATTGTAGTGCCTCTAAAAGGCCAAGTTGCCTAAACTTTCCACGTGTCTTGAGATTAATCCTGCTGTTCAACGTGGATTCGTTGGAAGGTTCGTGGGCTGAACAGTAAATTCAGCCTGGTTGACCTTTTTGTATTTCTCACTTTCCAGATTAATGGAGGGTGGGTACAGAGCAGAGAGCCCTCCTGGGTTCTCCCTTGTTGATGTCTCTAAAACCATACAGTTCTGTTTTCCTGTCTTTACAAATAAaaagtgtgtgcgtgctcagtcccttagtcatgtccaactccttgtgaccccatggactgtagcccaccaggctcctctgtccttgggatttcccaggcaagaatactagagtggttgccatttccttctccaagggatcttcccgacccggggatcagactcgcatctcttgcatctcctgcattggctgatggattctttagctttatcgccacctgggaaatcccacgaatAGAATAGCCTCACTataattgaaattttcttttattgccaGATTCTTGTAGTACTTTATAGAAAACCCTGTACATGTTAATTTTTCATTGGCAAAAACGAAGTAAGGATGCTGCAGAAGACTGGCCTGAACCTGACTGACACGGGGCTGGGAGTGGAGTGTCCGTATCACGTATCGCTGTGGTGGGCCCCAGTGGTTGGATtgtccttgttttattttccttttttttagaaaaactttattgaagtatagttgatgtacaatattgtatagcTTAGAGTTGTACACGGTAGTGATTCGCAGTTTTGAAAGGTTCTACTCCATTTGCGGTCCTTATGAAACACTGGCTGTGTTTTCCGTGTTGTATAGTATATGCCTGACTGCTCGACGGTCATCAGCAGAGGTTTATGACAGCTGAGAAGTCGTCTCCTAATGGTTATAGCCTGTCGCCTCATTATCTTCTCACACGCAGTTACCGTGCTTTGGAATCTGTTGCCTTTGTAAGCATGTCAAATCATACATGTCTTGATTTCTTAAAATAACAAGCTTCTTGATTGCGACCAAGAACTCTACAAGAACTTCCCTCTGGTGATCTCTGAGCGCTGGCAGCAGGAAGTGGCGGAAACAGTTTATGAAGCAGTAAATGCAGACACGGATAAAATCGAGGCCAGGAAGAGAGCTAAAAATAAGCAGCTTGGCCACGAAGAAGGTAAAATTGCCAGTGTGTCTGAAGATATTTCTAACGCAATGAATTTTCAAGATCTCTCGTAAAGCAGAAAACAGTATCTGGGTCATAAAGTCCTTTCCAGCCGTGGGAGAAGGAGGGGAATGCCATCGGTTGTTTGAATTTTACCTGGCCGAGGAGTGTTCAGCATGAAATGATATTGCAGAGTTGTTTgtctttatctattttatttatttttaaatttttattgaaatatagttgattttcaatgttgtgttagcttcaggtacacagcacagtgattcagttacacatgcacatgtaaatatatatattcttgataTTTCAAAGTCTTTAGTCCACGCACATGTAATATGTATAGAGGTTGTCAGCAGTATTCTGTCAATACTCTTGCCTTCTTACCTTGGAGTGTTTTAGGGCCAATTTGGaagcttttcttcctttaaagagTAAGCATGATGGTGTCGAGAACACGGCCAGCTTCATGGGCGTCTGGCCTGCCTGTGTGGTATCATTAGgacccccctcccgcccccaggTTAATGCTCTGCTGGCACCATCTTGAggttcttaataattttttaacaaggaacctgcattttcattttctgctgGGCCCCAAAAAGGGTGGTGCGGAACTCAGTATTACATGTTTCTTGTCAAGAGACACGAGTATACACATTACAAACGGCATTAAAGAGTGAGCAAACCACAGTTTTATTGGCCATATCTGAGTGACCTGCTAGGGTTTCCAAAGGACAGTACATCACATCCAGTATTAAATACATTGGTCATTTTTGATTCACCAAATATTGGCAGTCTTGATTTTTCTAAGACTTAATGGATTTTGGATTTAAACTTGTTGTGGTTAGTGATTAAGATATCTTTGGTTTTACTTCTAAGCAAAGACCTTCCTGAGGTTAACATATAGTAAGAATGATCAGAAACCATTTCAAATTATGCTTGCTTTGGTTGGGGCATCTTGATGCAGGGTTCCTGGGTCTTGTCGGCGGTTCCTAGTAGGATTTATCACCTACTTAGAAAAGTGTCCTCCATCCCAGGTGAATGACTCCTTAGCTGAAAGTCACCTGAGTTGCACCAAAGGAGCATGACAGCCCTTTAACCTTGCTCACCTCCACTCTGCAGGGAAAGGGGCTTTATTTCTAAGCTGTTCTTTAGAGAAGTGGGCCCATTGAGATCACTCTAGACCACGTTTTCCAGAATGGATTTTACACAGGAAATTACAGCCTCAGTAGTTCCTCAAGGGAGACCCATGATGTCACTAGAATCTTGACAGATTGgacccagaaaacaaaaatacacatctTAATGACATTGTTGAAGTGCAGTCTTTTAACTAGAGCTGCAATTggaacacggagaaggcaattgcaccccactccagtactcttgcttggaaaatcccatggacggaggagcctggtgggctgcagtccatggggtcgctaagagtcggacacgactgagcaacttcactttcacttttcactttcatgcattggagaaggaaatggcaacccactccagtgttcttgcctggagaatcccagggacggaggagcctggtgggctgccgtctatggggtcgcacggagtcagacacgactgaagtcacttagcagcagcagcaattagaaCATCTAGCAGAACAATGAATTTATCTTCAAATATATGAAGTAATTTTGATATAACTAGGTCTTGGTTGACTATCTCAGAGGTCACCCTTACACAAAAATATAGTCTAGGCTTAGATCTCTGAAGTAAAAATAGAAGACTTACACTTTAAGTATACTTGAGAAGTTCAGACACCTTTTCCATTAAACTGGCAACTCCGTGAACCATACCTCATCACCATGAACCCTCCTctggccatgccctcttccattCATCCCCTTCCTGCTTTTGTCCATGTGACACAACGTGGGTTTTGCTTATTTATTACATGAATCTCCAACTAAGAGTGTAAGCTCCCTGAAGGCGAggacttttgtctcttttattcacCACTGTGCCTAGCACCTATTCATCCATTGCCTTCATAGctgaatgactgagtgagtgatgaatgaatgaatgaatgaatgattttagCTTGATCACCAAAGTCTCTAAGGAAGGCAAAGCAAGCTACTTAAAATTGACCTTTTTTTCGAGACAATactttaatgtaaaaatataatcAGAACTTGGCATGAGCCCAAATTAGCTTGGTCTCTCTACATAACCATATATTTGAAGGGTAATTACAAccttaagtgaaagaaagaatagtTTTGATCCTTGTGTTGCTTTGGTTTCTTTGGACAAAGAAGCCTCTCTGCTGTTCTTTTTAATAGACCGTTAAAGGGAGAACCCCAGTGTCATGTAAAGGTAAAGGTGCTTTAGGCACAGTATAATCAGCGTCTGTTCCCcagttgtcaccctgcttaatcaAAAAACTAGTTAGCAGACAAGCTTTTACCCTCCCAGAGCGATAGAGGAGCATCTTGAATTTATCAGAATATGGAGAAACAGCCACCTAACATGTGAGTAGAGAGCTGAAGAAGCTTGTTCTTTCGTGTGCTTGAAAGCGAAAGTAATGATTTCTATAGAGTGTTCTCTTTATAGCAACTTGTTCTTTTTCCAGAAAGCGtgtccttctttttttctgagaagcCTACGGGCATTCTGTTTGCGACCCCGCTGAACGCTCCGCTGTGTTCTGTGCCCCAGATTACGCCCTGGGAAGAGACTGCATCGTGCACGGGTACATGCTGAAGCTGGGGAACCCTTTCCTGACCCAGTGGCAGCGCCGCTATTTTTACCTCTTTCCGAACAGACTTGAGTGGAGAGGAGAAGGCGAGTCGCGAGTAAGTCTGTAGCATCGGCCCGGGCGCCGGTTTCCATGGTGATTTTGTATCGCTGGCATGTTTTGTAAAATCTCTGCCTGTGCTCTGTGTATCTCTTCTAACCTGTATACGTGAGATTTCTCACGTTCAGACTCTCGGACTCCTCTGAATCAAGGAAGGATTTGGCACCCCTTGAAAATAGAATGTGACATCCAGGGAAATCAGAGCAGGCAGGTTTGCGGAAGGCTGGGTAGCGATTGGGTGGATCCCAAAAGGGGACAAAAACTGGGACTTTGGAGCCAGAGGTGTTCAGACACACCACTCACGTCTCTGGGACTCAGAAGCACATTGTGttgcctgagcctcagtttcctcatctgtggaaGGGGAGACGTGGAAATGGTAACAATATAAAGcaaaccatactccaataaaaattaatagtaaaaagaaaaggaatagtaCCAACTACCACAGGTTTTGCATATTTCTCTTGGGCCAGGtactgtccacacacacacattcaatttGCTCAGCACCCTTAGAGGTCCAGCCCTTACAAAGAGAGAACCAGGGCCTAGAGAGGGAAGGTCTGGCCCCAGGGACAGGTTTGGGGGAGGAGTGATTCTGACCAAGCTCTGCCTGTCTCCATGATGAGGCCTTCCCGAGTCGGGGTCAGGTGAAACAAGGTCATTGGTGTAGCCCAAGAAGCTTTGGCACTGAGGTCAGAGCACCTGACCCTCCTGCTTTGCCGCACCTGTCTGGAAGACTAGAAGTGGGCTTCATCCAATTAGACAGGAAGACAGGTACGGCAGCCCTGTGAGGTCCTTTCAAGGCCTGATGTTTGTGAACgagaagaaagaaatttctgaTCCCCGCCATCACTGGTAGGAGGCTGTTcagcatttattaaacacctgCTGTGTGAAGAGCCATGGGCTCATGTCCGTGGAAGGAAGGGTTTCTGCTCTTGGAGAGGGAAGGTTGGTCATCGTAAGCAGGACAGCAGTCCCAACTGTGAAAAATGTAGTGGGTGTATCGGAGTATGGCTTCCCCTTGCCTGGAGCATGGAGCCCACCAGCGGTGAGCCCACACCTGGTGTCTTCGGCTTCGGAATGAGTTTCGCAAATCCCAGTTGGTGAAGATGCCATTTAATTGTGAGTGACTGCTGCCTGAGTATGACCACATTCTCTACAAGTGAGCAGAATCTTCTCACTACTACTAGTCCCATAGAAGTCATCTTCTAAAAGTCAATGCAGCCAGGATCTGGGTTGAGATTAAGGAAACTCTTTGGGAGGATCCTCAGTTATAACTCAGGTACTAGTtgtgtaatataaaatatatatataaaatatgtgtatataattatattttatataatattacatgtgtattttttacATTGCAGAATGTAATTCTATAATGCACTTTAGTATTAATCCATACATATGTCATCATATAATGTTTATTTGCAGTTAGTGAGTGGCCTTAGTAAGTCACTGTTGTACACATTGAAAGGAGATTATCTCACTTTTCAGAatatacaaaaactaaaaaaagataaTCTTATTTTGTTTACCATTGGCTGACAAGGTGACAAATTACCTtggttttaaaagaatgtttagtGTCGATTCATGAAGCTATGTCATGTGCTTGGGTAGATTCGTAAGTTTAACTCAGGAGAAAAGAAATGTGAGCTTATGATGGTGTTGTTTTTCATTTAGGATTCCTGGAGTATTTAccccaaaaaacataaaatggtaAGGTGCTCAGAGTCACTGTGGCACTCACCAGAAGCAATGATGCCATGGACCCAGAGGGACCATCTTTTCTGCACATCACCTGTGTTTATAGCATCATTTCGATATGATCAGAACAGCCATTGCTTACAAGCTAACATGCCCAAACGTTTCCTGAGCTGCGGGTTCAAAGCCAGTGCCACCCCTCTGGCTCCTGCATATCATGTGTATTGCATCATTGTTCCCTCACAGCAGGATTGATTGTGTCCAGGGGAGTGTGTGATACCGGAGAGGCGCGTGCGATCCACACTCATCCTCACGTCAGTACTGTGCTTAGGAAACAGCTTTGCTTTCTGCCTCATAGAGGTATTTCTCTCTTCGCAGCTTTCTTTgagatattttgaatttttgtgcGTTTCCCTTGTGGTTGTTTCTCCCCCACTTCTAGAATatcatcaaagaaagaaaaatggctggttttttttttcctttactttatcTGAGCTGGTAGTTTTCAGTATGatttattaacttaaaaattcaCACAATAATAAGTGAAGTGACTCATCATCTCTTATCTTTACCAACAGCAAAGTTTACTGACAATGGAACAGATTGTGTCCGTGGAAGAAACTCAGATTAAAGACAAAAAGTGCATTTTGTTGAGAATAAAAGGAGGGAAGCAGTTCGTTTTGCAGTGTGAGGTGAgtcttcatttgcattttccaCAGGAGTAAAAGTTACAACAATTATGTAAACGTTCAGCAAAGATGCCTGCCTGCCTATCTAACATTTTCTCAGTCCATGCTTCATCACTCACAAACTTAGCAAGAAAGTCAGAAGATACAAGTTTTTGGCAaattaacaattattttaaaagaagtgttCTTAGAAGATGACAGGAGGAAGGACAGGAAATAACGTGGTTACCCTCTCTCTGGAAACCATCCAGTAATTAATAGGGGCCTCAAATTGCATTTGTTCCGCAGTTTCCCACATCTGCTCTGCTCTTTCAGAATGTTTAAATTGAGGTTTGTGTTTAagtaaacatgctgctgctgctgtcgcttcagtcgtgtccgactctgtgcgaccccttagacggcagcccaccaggctcccctgtccctgggattctccaggcaagaacactggactgggttgccatttccttctccagtacatgaaagtgaaaagtgaaagtgaagtcgctcagtcctgtccgactcctagcaaccccatggactgcagcctaccaggctcctccatccatggaattttccaggcaagagtactagcgtggggtgccattgccttctctgtaagtaAACATAAGATCCCCAAATAACTGTGAACAGGGAAATGccatttttctttccctgaagTTCTATCATAGCCCAGACTTAATTCCTGAACACATACCTACTGAGGTATTGAGGGAGGGTGTGGAGGTGTGAAAAAAGAGCATATTTGAAGAAAGAGAGCAGTAGCAGATACAAAGATGTGTTTATTTCATGACTTCAACACTTttctgctggggtgggggtgtggggtgtgtgtgtgtagagggagAGAGCATGTCTAAAGAGCTAAACCAAGCTGATAGAAAAACATATGCTTAATTACTTCCTGGCATCATTACACACGTGAAGGTGCTTCTTAAATTTGTGAAAATCCctccctggggacttccctggtggtccagtggttacgactccgcgcttccactgcaggggcgcaggttcagtccctggctggggaactgagatcccatgtgctaTGCAGCTCGGCCAGAAAAAGCCAATTCCTCATTTTATCTTCTAGACTTAAGTTGTGGTAAGACATCAGAGATCACAGGTGATTGCTCTACAAAGTCAAGGCAGCAAGTCTCCTAGTGGGGCTGTATGAGGCTCCTCTGAAGGGCGTCGTCCCTCCTCTGAGCAAGGGGCCCCTGGGGAAGTCTCTGTGTGACTCCCTCCTTCCTCACTGGCCTGGGGGAGGGACATGGAGTGTGCTTTCCCTATGTGGTTCCGAGGCCATCTGGACTGGCCAGAGGCTTCCACTTGTGTCAGCAGAGCCGCGACACTGTCCCAACTCCTCCCCTCCATGTGTTTGCCCTCAGAGTGACCCAGAGTTTGTGCAGTGGAAGAAAGAGCTGACGGAGACATTCATGGAGGCCCAGCGGCTGCTACGGCGAGCCCCCAAGTTCCTCAACAAATCCCGCTCAGCCGTCGTGGAACTCTCAAAGCCTCCCCTCTGCCATAGGAACAGCAACGGCCTCTGAACCTCTGACCGATGGGAAGGGTCCTGAGAGAAAGCACCTCCTCCGGGCAGTCCACGTGGGCTGCTCAGTCCTCAGAGTGCAGCCTTGGGGAAAAGTGTGAGGGTGAGA of Bos indicus isolate NIAB-ARS_2022 breed Sahiwal x Tharparkar chromosome 17, NIAB-ARS_B.indTharparkar_mat_pri_1.0, whole genome shotgun sequence contains these proteins:
- the GRK3 gene encoding G protein-coupled receptor kinase 3 isoform X4, producing MKELLSCSHPFSKQAVEHVQSHLSKKQVTSTLFQPYIEEICESLRGSIFQKFMESDKFTRFCQWKNVELNIHLTMNDFSVHRIIGRGGFGEVYGCRKADTGKMYAMKCLDKKRIKMKQGETLALNERIMLSLVSTGDCPFIVCMTYAFHTPDKLCFILDLMNGGDLHYHLSQHGVFSEKEMRFYATEIILGLEHMHNRFVVYRDLKPANILLDEHGHVRISDLGLACDFSKKKPHASVGTHGYMAPEVLQKGTAYDSSADWFSLGCMLFKLLRGHSPFRQHKTKDKHEIDRMTLTMNVELPDVFSPELKSLLEGLLQRDVSKRLGCHGGSAQELKTHDFFRGIDWQHVYLQKYPPPLIPPRGEVNAADAFDIGSFDEEDTKGIKLLDCDQELYKNFPLVISERWQQEVAETVYEAVNADTDKIEARKRAKNKQLGHEEDYALGRDCIVHGYMLKLGNPFLTQWQRRYFYLFPNRLEWRGEGESRQSLLTMEQIVSVEETQIKDKKCILLRIKGGKQFVLQCESDPEFVQWKKELTETFMEAQRLLRRAPKFLNKSRSAVVELSKPPLCHRNSNGL